One genomic region from Ammospiza caudacuta isolate bAmmCau1 chromosome 1, bAmmCau1.pri, whole genome shotgun sequence encodes:
- the CSPG5 gene encoding chondroitin sulfate proteoglycan 5, whose translation MAPRAPRAPRALALLLAIGALGSAWPPQNSSAGEGRAWEGSLESSAPKWDLASGDPPGAPSNSTSAGGAAAGAQLEPPGGGTATTEPSAVPDGCPGCGAEGEASAAPPRAVTWPGAGTGGAVPVAPGSPEEPGSGDRPTPGGSGGLPAAPPSPAGPRLATGPAESELLLAAGGSAAPRTPVLGRPGAAGGDSGGAPELWAAASSPAPAQGARGWTDLTWLREPVTAATGPPEPPADRAGSDIIDVDYYDLFEGGEGLGALPGAGRGAAGSARRREPEGAATPWALHELYDDFTPFDDADFYPTTSFYADGDDEDELEDEEEEEEDGGLEDENGYRAPASAAPAPPEPRPTGHRAAAAPPPPGLPGGSPTAWPRPGERGPPDNGSECRSGYVRHNSSCRSLCDLVPSYCHNGGQCYLVESHGAFCRCNTQDYTWHKGTRCESIVTDFQVMCVAVGSAALVVLLLFMLTVFFAKKLYLLKTENSKLRKTKYRTPSELHNDNFSLSTIAEGSHPNDDPSAPHKLQDSLKSCLKDEEPFNIHNSTSPKHEGGKGEQEAGELNCLQNNLT comes from the exons AtggccccccgcgccccccgcgccccccgcgccctggccctgctgctggcgATCGGCGCCCTCG GATCCGCGTGGCCCCCCCAGAACTCCAGCGCTGGCGAGGGGAGAGCCTGGGAGGGCTCGTTGGAGAGCAGCGCCCCGAAATGGGACCTGGCGAGCGGAGACCCCCCGGGGGCACCCAGCAACAGCACGAGCGCCGGGGGGGCGGCGGCAGGAGCGCAGCTAGAGCCCCCCGGGGGCGGCACGGCCACCACGGAGCCCTCGGCCGTGCCCGACGGGTGCCCGGGCTGCGGCGCGGAGGGCGAGGCCAGCGCCGCGCCCCCCCGAGCCGTCACCTGGCCCGGGGCCGGGACCGGGGGCGCGGTGCCGGTGGCGCCGGGCAGCCCCGAGGAGCCGGGCAGCGGTGACCGCCCCACgccggggggctccggggggctcccggccgcgccgccgagccccgccgggccccgccTCGCCACCGGCCCGGCCGAGTccgagctgctgctggcggccGGGGGCTCGGCCGCGCCGCGCACCCCCGTGCTGGGCCGGCCCGGCGCCGCCGGGGGGGACTCGGGGGGCGCCCCCGAGCTCTGGGCCGCCGCctccagcccggccccggcgcaGGGCGCCCGCGGCTGGACCGACCTGACGTGGCTGCGGGAGCCGGTCACGGCCGCCACCGGCCCGCCCGAGCCCCCGGCCGACCGCGCGGGCTCCGACATCATCGACGTCGATTACTACGACCTGTTCGAGGGGGGCGAGGGACTGGGGGCCCTCCCCGGGGCCGGCCGGGGCGCGGCGGGCTCGGCGCGGCGCCGGGAGCCCGAGGGGGCGGCCACGCCCTGGGCCCTGCACGAGCTCTACGACGACTTCACGCCCTTCGACGACGCCGATTTCTACCCCACCACCTCCTTCTACGCCGACGGGGACGACGAGGACGAGctggaggacgaggaggaggaggaggaagacgGCGGGCTGGAGGACGAGAACGGCTACAGAGCGCCCGCCtcggccgcgcccgccccgccggagCCCCGGCCCACCGGGcaccgcgccgccgccgccccgccgccgcccgggctGCCCGGGGGCAGCCCCACGGCCTGGCCGCGGCCCGGGGAGCGGGGCCCGCCCGACAACGGCTCCGAGTGCCGGAGCGGCTACGTGCGGCACAACAGCTCCTGCCGCTCCCTGTGCGACCTCGTCCCCAGCTACTGCCACAACGGCGGCCAGTGCTACCTGGTGGAGAGCCACGGGGCCTTCTGCCG GTGCAACACGCAGGACTACACGTGGCACAAGGGCACTCGCTGCGAGTCCATCGTCACCGACTTCCAGGTGATGTGCGTGGCCGTGGGCTCGGCCGCGCtcgtggtgctgctgctcttcatgCTCACCGTGTTCTTCGCCAAGAAGCTCTACCTGCTCAAGACGGAGAACAGCAAGCTGCGCAAGACCAA ATACCGCACCCCGTCCGAGCTGCACAACGACAACTTCTCCCTGTCCACCATCGCCGAGGGCTCCCACCCAAAC GACGACCCCAGCGCTCCCCACAAGCTGCAGGACTCGCTGAAATCCTGCCTGAAGGACGAGGAGCCGTTCAACATCCACAACTCGACGTCGCCCAAGCACGAGGGCGGCAAGGGCGAGCAGGAGGCCGGGGAGCTGAACTGCCTCCAGAACAACTTGACGTGA
- the LOC131565243 gene encoding 50 kDa spicule matrix protein-like, with amino-acid sequence MARLRPPRSERAAPRRAERSRAEPGGRAGRRGRDRGRGGGSGHGHGHGTPPAPRGQRRGANPGSPGSGATQPGIPNIGGTQPGTPGMGGDTARDPQHRVDTARDRRHGGRHSPGPPTSGGHSPGPPALGGTQTAIPGMGEHTARYPQMGGTQPSTPSIRIPGGGHIPTAPNTEGHTHPGTPSMGILRGHRGAHPGTTVPGGTQRAHPTLSLGGHQGHIPPPQHGHPWRRTPGTRPAPPAEGEPIPHPPTALIPL; translated from the exons aTGGCG CGgctccgcccgccccgctccgagCGAGCCGCGCCGCGCCGAGCCGAGCGGAGCCGCGCCGAGCcggggggccgggccgggcggcgggggcgggacCGCGGacgcggcggcggctccgggcacgggcacgggcacGGCACCCCCCCGGCACcccgcgggcagcgccggggaGCAAATCCCGGGAGCCCCGGCAGCGGGGCGACACAGCCCGGGATCCCCAACATCGGGGGGACACAGCCCGGGACCCCCGGCATGGGGGGCGACACAGCCCGGGACCCCCAACATCGGGTGGACACAGCCCGGGACCGCCGGCATGGGGGGCGACACAGCCCGGGACCCCCAACATCGGGGGGACACAGCCCGGGACCCCCGGCTTTGGGGGGAACACAGACCGCGATCCCCGGCATGGGGGAACACACAGCCCGCTACCCCCAAATGGGGGGGACACAGCCCAGTACCCCCAGCATCCGCATCCCCGGAGGGGGACACATCCCGACAGCCCCCAACACCGAGGGACACACAcaccctggcacccccagcaTGGGCATCCtgcgggggcaccggggggcaCACCCTGGCACCACTGTCCCTGGGGGAACACAGAGGGCACACCCCACACTGTCCctggggggacaccagggacacatCCCGCCACCCCAGCATGGGCACCCCTGGCGCAGGACACCGGGGACACGTCCTGCCCCCCCAGCAGAGGGGGAGCCTATCCCGCACCCCCCCACAGCCCTCATCCCTCTCTGA